The following nucleotide sequence is from Pedobacter sp. PACM 27299.
TATTTCGCAAGTAAAGACTTCAATCAAACCGAAAGGGAAATTGTAACAGACAGATTGGTCTCTCAGGGGATTGATACCAGAAAAATTGATGCCAATTCCAATCGTAATACGGTAACTAGACAGCATTTAAATCTGAACTATCAAGCTAATGATTCTAAGAATGGATTGGTGCTGGCGCCGAAAGTCATTCAAAGCATTACAGACCATCACTCCATTACAAATAGTACTGTTCTTTTGCCTGATGGTACAGAACAAAGCAGTAATGAATCCCAAAATATAAATAGCCAGCGATATAACTTTTATGGGATCAGCGGCAAGTATAATATGGCATCCATATTTAGCCTGTCATTCGATTTTTCTAATCATAAAAATGATGAGGATAGAACGAATATTACTGAGTTTACATCGCCTTTGGATGTTACGCAAAACAAAGCTTTTAATCGTAAGTACGCTATAAATACAAATAGCAATTATCAAATGATAAATCTGCGCTCTATGCCTTTGCAGGATTTTATTTTTGATAAGAGAAAAATGAGGCCAAGTATTACTTTAAGAAATAAAATAGAACTTCGCCAAAACCAAAGTATTGACCAGATCAGCGATTTAAATGCAGATCAAAACAACTATACTGACAATACTTATTTGAGCAATCGAACAAAATATAATTTAACAACTGATGTATTAGGCTTGAACATCAATCGCAGTTATGATGTGGGCAGTTTAGCAGGTCGATACCAGAGAAATCTAAGGCTAAACATAGACCTTCAAAACCAGTTTCTCTGGCAAGAGCATCGCTCAGAGAAGGCTTTCCAAAATATAAAGCGCGACTACAGTTCATTTGTCCCCTTGGCATCCATCCATTATGAGGATTATCAGACAGGGAGCTACAGTAAGAGTTACAGGTTAAGCTATATCAGCTCCATCACCGTTCCAGAAATTCAGCAGTTTGCGCCATTGGTAGATAGTTCCAATGTTTACATTTTTTATCGTGGTAATACAGCACTAAAGGAAAGCTACCACCATGAATTGGTTTTTGATTTTAGTCATGTCCCTTCGAGTCTAAAAGATGGGATAAACTATACGGTATCAGCCCACTATAAGGCGATCAATAATTATATCACGGATAGTGTTTTTTACGATGAATTAGGTCGGCAAACTATTGGATATGTAAATGTAATGGGCTACAGAAGTGCTGGACTAAATTCCCAGATGAGCAGGTCTTATAAATTTTCCTCTCATCAGGTCCAGTTACGTTTAAATGTCAGCTATAACTTTTCCAGGAGACCTGGCTATACCAATGGGCTTGAGAACCTGGTACAGCAAAATTCTACCAGCGGATATCTAGATGCCGGCTATTCATTTAAAGACAAATTGTTGATTAACCTGGGACAAAGAATCAGTAATTCCAATGCGAAGAACAGAAGTCCGGCTGCGGTGACAGCCTTTGTAAATACTACTTCAGTGACCACAGGACGCTTAAGTTTTCCATTTTATAAAGGACTGACCTTTGCGAGCAATGTTGACTTTAATCATTATAAATCATCCAGCAGTAAGGCGGTCAGCTTTACCATTTGGAATGCCGGTTTAACACAGCGCTTTACCGAGGAAAAGAACTTTGAACTGCGATTTGAAGCCCTGGATTTATTGCGGCAAAACAAAAATATGGTGATCATTAATGATGGCACCATGCTCACAAGTACCAGAACGAATACCTTAACCCAGTATTTTATGTTATCATTTTCTTATTTCCCCCGTAGATTTGGTAACAGTAAAAAATGATTGCATGATTTATACAATTTTTAATCTTCGGGAATACTTTCCTTTACGATATAAAATTGTAAATGATGAAGATAATACTGTCTATAGCGCTGATTTTCCTAGCCAATCTGGTTAATGCACAAAGTACCTGCGAATGCGGGGAGACTTTGGAACGATTGATTCATAAAATTGAAACTGAGTATCCAGGATTTGAAGAAAAGACGAAGGATAAGATATTATATGAAAGTTTCAAAGTACAGTTAAAAGTCGAAGCAAATCTCACTGAAAAATCAGCTTGCTTTGCTATGCTAAAAAAGTACACGGCTTTCTTCCGGGATGGTCATATCTGGATAAATCCAGCAACGGCTATAAGTAATTCAAAAGAAACAGTAAGTACCACGCTGGTCGATGTTGATATCGAGAAATTCCGGAAAAGGAGCAAAACGACTGCTGATCCAGTCGACGGAATTTGGAAAAACAAGTTTGAATGGACAGGAGGGGCGCTCTATGAAATTGGAATTACCAAAAATAAGGCTGGGGTATGGATCGGATTTGTCATGAGTTCCAGCTCTGCTTTTTGGAAACCTAAAGAAACGAAATTTAGGCTTTATCCTGATGGGAAGTTCGAATTTTACACTTTCGATAAGAAGATGAAGACCGGAACTTATGAAATTTACAACCAAAGTATTGTCTATTTTAAGGAGGTAAGAGCTGTTTTTATAAAAGAATCACCAGCATCAAATTTGACACAGGAAGAGGTAAAAAGAAAAGTTGGGGAATACTATGGATTTGGGGCAAAAAAGTTGAGCGATAAAACCATGCTGCTCACATTGCCATCTTTTGATTATCCTTTCGTTGAAATCATTGAAGACCTGGTAAAAAACAACCGTTCCCAAATTGAAACTTGTAAGAATTTAATCATCGATCTCAGGGGTAATTCTGGGGGGACAGATAACGCTTATCAGCTATTATTGCCTTATATCATGACCAATTCCATCAGAAACATGGGGGTAGAATACCTGGCCACACCAACTTTAGTAGATGGACTTAAAGGTTATCTAAAAAACTTGCCTGAAAATAAGGAGCGACAAAGAGAAATGGAGCGGGTAGGGAGATGGATCAGTCTTTTTGAGGAAAATATGGGAAAATTTGTAAATCTTAAAGACAGCACTTTCTCCATGCAACAAGTTGTGCCCTCTGAAAAGAGCCCTGCGCAGGTGTTGATCCTGATCGATAAAAGAGTTGGAAGTGCTGCCGAAAGCTTCACTATGATGGCGAAACAAAGTAAAAAGCTGAAGGTAGCAGGTACGGTCAGTTCCGGAGGATTGGATTATGCAGCAGCACGGATGTTCAATTTTGGCTGTCCTGAATATCTACTGCAATTGCCAACCTACCGTTCTTTAAGGCTGCCGGATTATCCAATTGATAATATTGGCATTCAACCAGACATTTTCCTGGACAAAAGCGTCCAGGATTGGCTGCAATTTGCCTTAGCATATTTGGAACAATAAAGAAACTGATTCTGGCAAACACGTTGACAGAAAATCAGCTCAATGCTAGTTTTGTGCAGTATAACCTGCTAGCGTACCAGAGATTTCTTTGATCGTCTTTAGACTAAAAGGATGTCTGCCAATCAGCCATCTTTTAATTTCGTCAGGATTGATATCCAAGGCCACAGCTAGATCATTTTCTGAAAGAATCTGATCGGCTAACATTTTTGAAGCTTTGCTGGCAAGATCCTGGTTCAGCTGTGTTAATTCTTCTATAGCGGGGTTTCCACTTTCTTCCAGCCAGATGGCTACAAAGTCGTTCTCTTCCATTGATGTTCTACGTAATAATTTAAAGTATTCCGGGCCTTCTGCACCGTTTGCCTCATTTGGGCTCCAAATTTAACGATATTCCTAGTAATATTGCAACAAGACTCAAAGCCAGTCAGGTTATAATTGAAAAATTGTAGCTTAGGCAGGTGT
It contains:
- a CDS encoding S41 family peptidase, with product MMKIILSIALIFLANLVNAQSTCECGETLERLIHKIETEYPGFEEKTKDKILYESFKVQLKVEANLTEKSACFAMLKKYTAFFRDGHIWINPATAISNSKETVSTTLVDVDIEKFRKRSKTTADPVDGIWKNKFEWTGGALYEIGITKNKAGVWIGFVMSSSSAFWKPKETKFRLYPDGKFEFYTFDKKMKTGTYEIYNQSIVYFKEVRAVFIKESPASNLTQEEVKRKVGEYYGFGAKKLSDKTMLLTLPSFDYPFVEIIEDLVKNNRSQIETCKNLIIDLRGNSGGTDNAYQLLLPYIMTNSIRNMGVEYLATPTLVDGLKGYLKNLPENKERQREMERVGRWISLFEENMGKFVNLKDSTFSMQQVVPSEKSPAQVLILIDKRVGSAAESFTMMAKQSKKLKVAGTVSSGGLDYAAARMFNFGCPEYLLQLPTYRSLRLPDYPIDNIGIQPDIFLDKSVQDWLQFALAYLEQ